From Actinomycetota bacterium:
TGGAACGAGGTTGAAGTACAGCGCGGTGAGGATGAAGTTGACGAAGAAGAGGATGATGAAGGTCAGCACGACCGCGCGGTTGACGGCGTCGCCGACGGCCTTGGGACCGCCGCGCGCGTGGTAGCCGTAGTGGCACGAGATCGCGGCCGCGATGTAGCCGAAGATGGCGGCCTTCACGAGCGCTGACCAGAAGTCCGCGAGCTGTGCGAGCTCGGTGAACGAGGCGAAGTACGCACCGGTCGTTCCGCCCTGCACCGGCACGGCCATGACCCAGCCGCCGAGGATGCCCGCCGCGGACACGATCCCGTCGAGCAGGATGGCCACGAGCATGGCGGCGAAGAGCCGCGGCATCACCAGGCGGTGGATCGGGTCGACGCCCATGACCTCCATGGCGTCGAGTTCGTTGCGGATCCGCCGCGATCCCAGATCGGCGGTCATCGCCGATCCACCCGCTCCCGCGATGAGCAGAGCGGTGGCGACCGGCGCGGCCTCACGCACGACCGCGAGGACCATCGCTGCGCCGATGTGGCTCTCGGCACCGATCTGGCGGGCGAGCGAGCCGACGTGGAGAGCGATGATGACCCCGAACGGGATCGAGACCAGCACCACCGGCAGCATCGTCACCTTGGCGATGAACCAGCACTGCTGGATGAACTCCTGGAACGGGACCGGCCGCTTGCGGATCGACAGCAACCCGTCGACCCCCATCGAGACGACACCACCCAGTTGGGCGACGCTGTCCCGGATGCGGTTCATCGGCGCTCCTCCCGAACTCCCGCGTCCGCTCCCCACGAGCGAGCCGTTCGTCCCCGTGCGCGCGCCGTGGGCGAGCCAGCACGAGGTGGGCGGACGCTAGCAGACGTGCTCCGACGCGCGCCGGGACCCGTCGGCGGGATGCGGCGAACCGGACACCCATCCGCGAGCACTCCTTGACCGTGCGGCGTGCGCTCACGCAGACTGTCCCGTCGCCCAGGCCGAGGAGCCGGGGCGCGGAGCGAGCACGGGGCTGGCGTAGGGCCGGCGAAGGGGAGGGGTTGTGTCCGAAGAGGAACGCGAGGAAGGCTCTGACGAACAGCCGGCCAAGAAGAAGAAGAGCCGACGCTCCAGTGGCTCGCGGACGCTGGCTCGTGGTCTCGCGCTGATCCAAGCGCTGGGCGATACCCAGGACGGGGCGACGGTGTCGGGGCTGGCGGACGCGACCGATCTCGACCGCGCCGTGCTGTACCGCCTGCTCGAGACCCTGCAGGACGAGGGCTTCGTCACGCGAGACCCCGACACCCGCCGCTACCGGCTCGGTCTGGCGATGCTCGAGCTGGGTGTGCGGGCCGCGCAGGGTCTCGAGGTCCGTCGCCTCGCGAGCGGCGCCTTGCGTTCGCTCATGGAGGACACCGACGAGACGGCGTGCCTCGCGGTCCGTGACCGCGATGACCTCGTCGTCGTCGAGGTGATCGAACCGCCGGATCGGTTCGTACAGGTCAACTACCGGGTCGGGTTCCGTCACTCGCTGGGTGTGTCGGCGCACGGCAAGGCGCTCATGGCCTTCCTCCCGGAAGGGGCGCGCGACTCGGCGCTGCAACCCGTGCGCCAGAGGGGGGTGGCCTACACGCGGGACGAACTGGAGCAGGGCGCATCCGGCGTCGCTGCCCCGGTCTTCGATCACACCGGCCGCGCCGTCGCGGCGGTCGGGATCGTGGCGCCGACCGCCCGCCTGCCAGAACCCGAGATCATTGCCCTGCGGGTGTTGCGCTCAGCGCGCGAGATCAGCGAGAGGCTTGGTTGGCGTCCCCGGAGGACGGCAGGCTGAGAACCTGACGTGGCCAGCGTGCCATCGGTCAGCAGCGGCGAGCGAGGACCACGATGCCACAGTACGTCCGCGGCAAGACCACCCGCCAGGCGCACGTCGCGCTGCCTGAGGGCACGGTCGAGGAGGAGCACGGACGCGAGGGCTTCTACGGCGAGGTCAGCCACCTGTACCGACTCAACCCGCCGACGGGGTGGACCGGTATCGACGGTCCGCTGCGTCCCCGCGCCCTCGACCTGTCGGGCGTGGAGGCAGGCGACGACCGAGCCCTGACGATGGCGGTGCTCGTGAACGATGACGTCCGGCTCGGAGTCTGGCGGCGCCGCACACCGATGCCGTTCTTCTTCCGCAACGCCGATGGGGACGACCTGCTCTTCATCCACGGAGGCGAGGGCCGACTCGAGACCGACTACGGTCCGCTCGACTTCCGGGCCGGCGACTACCTCGTCATCCCGCGTGGCACCACGTACCGACTCGATGTCACGGTCGACACGTTCGTCTACACCATCGAGACGCGCGGCTCGATCCGACCGCCGGACCGGGGCCTGCTCGGACCCAACGCGCTGTGGGACGAGTCCGTGATCCGGGTGCCCGACGTCGACCCGCACGACGAGCGCGGCGACTTCGAAGTCGTCATCAAGCGCAACGGCGAGCTCACGTCCGTCCGCTACCCCTTCCACCCGCTCGATGTGGTCGGGTGGAAGGGCGATCTCGTACCGTTCGCGCTGCACGTAAGCGACATCCGTCCGGTGACGAGCCCGCGCTACCACCTGCCCCCGAGCGCGCACACGACGTTCCAGATGGACCAGGCGGTGGTCTGCACCTTCCTGCCGCGGCCTCTGGAGCAGGACCCACAGGCCCTGAAGGTGCCCTTCTACCACCGCAACATCGACTACGACGAGACCATCTTTTACCACGATGGCGAGTTCTTCAGCCGTGCCGGCATCGATGCCGGGATGCTGACCTGGCATCCACAGGGGATCCACCACGGACCCCAGCCTGCGGCCGTGTCGTCGTCGTCCGACAAGCACGAGACCAACGAGATCGCGGTCATGCTCGACGCGCGTCAACCGCTGCACCTGACGGACGCGGCCAAGACCTACGAGCTGGCCGACTACTGGCGGTCCTGGGGGGCGTGAGCCGGGAGGATGCGTGGCTGACGACCGCGAGCTCGCGACCGTCGAGCTCTTGGGCGCTCTGACCTACGCGCAGCTCCGTGCGTTCGAGGTGACGGCCAGAGCCGTCCGGGTCGCACCGGACGCTCGCGCCGCGGACGTGGTCGCTTCCTTCGCGGTCCGGGAGTTCGAGGCCTACCGCGGCCTGCGCGACTGCCTCGGCGATCTGACCGATCTCGTGGACGCGGTCGTGTCCCGACAGAAGGCTCGGATCGACGAGTACTTCGACGGCGTGCCCACCCACGAGGACTGGCTCTCCGCGTGCACCTTCTTCGCCGCGGGGCTGCCCCTCGCGGGCGACTTCGTGTCCGAGATCGCCCCGTTTCTGGATGCGCCGACACGTGAGGTCGTACTCGAGGCGCTCACCCGTCGCGAGTCGTTCGTCGAGTACGCCACCGCCCAGGTTGTCGAGCAGGTGGACACCGATCCGGCCATCCGGGACGCCGCGCGGCACCTCGTCGCCGACATCACGGGCAAGGCCCTGACCCAGTTCCAAGGAGCCATCACCGACACGGATGCGCTGGAGGTGCTGCTCGGCGACGAGCCCGACGATCGCCGGGTCCGCGAGGTCGCGATGCGCGTGCTCGACGCGCACCGACGCCGTATGCACGCGCTCGGGGTCGAGGATCCGGAGTGAGTCAGCCGTCTCGCCCCCTGATGAGCTCGACGTGGATGCCGTCCCAGAGCGGGTTGCGGTCCGGGAGGTCGGTGCGCCAGTGGCCGCCACGGGACTCTCGTCGTAGCGTGGCTGCGCGCACGATGAGCTGTGCCGTGCGCAGGGCGTGGGCCAACTCCACGTGATCGCGTCGCGGTGACGGCGCCCCGAGCTCGGTGACGAGGTCATCGAGCTCGTACCGGGCGGTGTCGAGCGAGGGGGCGTCGCGGACGGGCCCACACCCGCGCCACATCGTCGCCCGGAGCCGGGCACGCAGCTTCGACAGGTCGGTGGTCCGTACGCTCGTGAGCGACGGTTCCGAGCTCGGTACCGTCACGCCATCGCTCAGCTCGGCGGGGACGGCTGCGGCCACGTGCGCGGCGAACACCATCGCCTCCGAGAGGCTGTTGCCGGCCATGCGGTTCGCGCCGTGCGCCCCGGTCGACGCCACC
This genomic window contains:
- a CDS encoding ABC transporter permease is translated as MNRIRDSVAQLGGVVSMGVDGLLSIRKRPVPFQEFIQQCWFIAKVTMLPVVLVSIPFGVIIALHVGSLARQIGAESHIGAAMVLAVVREAAPVATALLIAGAGGSAMTADLGSRRIRNELDAMEVMGVDPIHRLVMPRLFAAMLVAILLDGIVSAAGILGGWVMAVPVQGGTTGAYFASFTELAQLADFWSALVKAAIFGYIAAAISCHYGYHARGGPKAVGDAVNRAVVLTFIILFFVNFILTALYFNLVPPKN
- a CDS encoding IclR family transcriptional regulator, with product MSEEEREEGSDEQPAKKKKSRRSSGSRTLARGLALIQALGDTQDGATVSGLADATDLDRAVLYRLLETLQDEGFVTRDPDTRRYRLGLAMLELGVRAAQGLEVRRLASGALRSLMEDTDETACLAVRDRDDLVVVEVIEPPDRFVQVNYRVGFRHSLGVSAHGKALMAFLPEGARDSALQPVRQRGVAYTRDELEQGASGVAAPVFDHTGRAVAAVGIVAPTARLPEPEIIALRVLRSAREISERLGWRPRRTAG
- a CDS encoding homogentisate 1,2-dioxygenase yields the protein MPQYVRGKTTRQAHVALPEGTVEEEHGREGFYGEVSHLYRLNPPTGWTGIDGPLRPRALDLSGVEAGDDRALTMAVLVNDDVRLGVWRRRTPMPFFFRNADGDDLLFIHGGEGRLETDYGPLDFRAGDYLVIPRGTTYRLDVTVDTFVYTIETRGSIRPPDRGLLGPNALWDESVIRVPDVDPHDERGDFEVVIKRNGELTSVRYPFHPLDVVGWKGDLVPFALHVSDIRPVTSPRYHLPPSAHTTFQMDQAVVCTFLPRPLEQDPQALKVPFYHRNIDYDETIFYHDGEFFSRAGIDAGMLTWHPQGIHHGPQPAAVSSSSDKHETNEIAVMLDARQPLHLTDAAKTYELADYWRSWGA
- a CDS encoding ferritin-like domain-containing protein encodes the protein MADDRELATVELLGALTYAQLRAFEVTARAVRVAPDARAADVVASFAVREFEAYRGLRDCLGDLTDLVDAVVSRQKARIDEYFDGVPTHEDWLSACTFFAAGLPLAGDFVSEIAPFLDAPTREVVLEALTRRESFVEYATAQVVEQVDTDPAIRDAARHLVADITGKALTQFQGAITDTDALEVLLGDEPDDRRVREVAMRVLDAHRRRMHALGVEDPE